A stretch of DNA from Sugiyamaella lignohabitans strain CBS 10342 chromosome B, complete sequence:
ATACTCAGTTAGTCAAATTTGGCTATTCCCACATTGAATTGACACCTAAGTTTGGTTCTGAAATCAGAGGTATCCAACTCAGTCAATTGGGTGATAGTGCCAAAAACGATTTGGCTAGGTTTGTTGCCGAACGAGGCGTGGTTGTCTTTAGAGATCAAGATTTTAGAGAGCTTCCTATCCCACAAGCTTTGAAATGGGCAGAGCATTTTGGTCGTCAACATATACATCCCACATCTGGATCGCCTGAAGGATATCCTGAAGTTCACCTAGTATATAGAGATGCGAACACAAGAACCTGGGACGAATTTTATGCGAAGAGAGTCTCCTCTGTAGGATGGCATTCGGATGTGACCTACGAAAAACAACCTCCTGGTACAACTTTACTGGGTATATTGGAGCTGCCTActggtgggggtggtgatACTCTGTTCACGGATACGACTGAGATATATGAGCGGCTTTCTCCAGAGTTCAAAAAGCGATTGCATGGTTTAAAAGCTGTGCACTCTGCTCAGGAGCAAGCTGCTAGATCTCAGGAAGGTGGTGGCGTTGTTAGGAGAGAACCTGTGAAAAATTCCCATCCAATTGTTAGAACACACCCAGtaacaaagaagaagtcaaTCTTTGTGAATCCGTCTTTTACACGATATATCGAAGGGTTCAAGTCAGAGGAGTCAGAAGCTTTACTCAAATTCCTCTATGACACAATAGCTAAAAGTGCTGATACGCAAGTAAGGGCCCATTGGGAAGATGGAACAATTGTTGTTTGGGATAATAGGCGTGCTGTACACTCTGCATTGTTTGACTGGGACGATGGTCAGACCCGCCATGCTTTCCGTTATACACCTCAAGCTGAGCGGCCATATGAGACTCCTTACGAGGACTGAAACTCTAGTTAGCTGGAGGGGGGGATTAAGGATTTGTTATAATAAATGTCGTATTATCTATCACTAAAGCGGACAATTTAGCTGTGTATATGAGTAGTCTAGCTATTGTATACATATTTCTGgcttataaataatttgtAGCTTCCTATTCctaaaaatattgaattaAAGCAATAACCACTTATAAGATGGTCGACAACTCTGACTGCAGACTTGAAAGCCTTTAACAAAAGGCATAACCGGCGGTGAAGATGCCGATCAGTGAAATCATAACTGTAGATAGGTATTCCATCTTGCTCAATGAGTCACTAGTTGCAGTAGTTCCTGAAGACGCCACAGATCCAGTTGTGGTCGTACCAGCAGTAGAAGCCGCGGCTGCTGTATCTGACGGGTCGCTGCTAGCACCTGTCGTTGATGCCTTCGCTTTTGAGCTACTAGTAGAACTAGCTACATTGCTTACATTTACCAAACTCTTAGTGGAGGAATCCGATGTGCTGGTTTGTTTAACTTGGGAGGCAACGGGCACAGAACCTGAAGCACTCCTATCGCCATCATTACCTCCGAGTTGACTAACCGTGACGGCAGAAACTGTTTGAAGATTTTTGTCATCTTTACCCTTGTCCAAATCATAGCCAACCGCTGCAAATGAACCTAATATATGTTTATCATCCGTGATTTGAACTGAACTTTCCGTGAGATTACTGTTAGAAGTAAAAACATATGAAGAGTTGCCACTAACGGTAGCACCAGATGGTGGATCGTAACACTCAACCGAAATATCTTTCAAAGTGACAAACAAATACCCGGGATCACTGAACTCCGGCATATTCCAATCGATAGGACCGCCTGCCCAATCTACTGTTCCTTGACCGTTTAGCTCTGAACCGCCAGGCCAAAGGGACAATTGGACAATCCCTGGAGTTTGGGGGTACATATATTGGCCAGTTGTCGAGTTATAAGTGTCTGCTTTGTTGAGAGTTCGGGCCACTTGACCATCGATCAGCCACTGGATTCTATCTTCTGACCAATCAAATTCGTAGGTATGGAAGCTCTCATTAGTAGACGATAATGATATGGAAGCGCCATTTGTGTAATTTAGTATACCTTCGTAGTAGAAGTTGGTTTGAGCTTGTCCAACATTAGAGCCAACAAACTCGTAATCAATTTCATCCTTACTGGGCGACATGATAATAAAAGCCGATACAACACCATCGCCATGTGAAGTCTTCAGTGTTGCCGATACCTTACCATACCAAACAGCAGAGGTCGATGAGATTACAGTGCCGTAAGATTGATTAGCCATGGTGAGTAAGACATTACCACCGTAGTCAAGAACTTGGCCATTGGTAGTCCAACCATATTTCGAGTTATCACCCAGATATTTCGTCTGATCAGCGATCATATCGGAACTGGTGAATTGATATTCTTTGGAATTACATACCGGTAAAGGAACACACGCGGAAGAGTTGAATGAGTGAGCAACATCACAGGCACCAAGGCAGTACAAACCAGTACCACATTCGCCATATTGAGAACAACATGGGGAATCTTCGGGGCAATTCTTTCCATTTCCACAAGATGGTGCCGAATCACACAGCACCCTTCCCACTAAAGCAGCTAATGACACCAAAGGGAGTAGTCTCATTCTAACCAGGTCACAGAGAAAAATTGTAAGTAGAAAATGTAACGAGTGAATAAAAGTTGTCAGGATGAAGCAGATTTGGCGAAAGTTATTATACTAGGCGCAGTAAAAGTTTAAATACTTTGCCAATCTTTCGTTCTCCTTTTCATTCTTACAGTTTAGAATAGCCGCTACAGACTTGGTTTTTTGTGTCAAATTGTGCATTGATCGCCCATTTGACGGCCGTGAACGTTAGATTACCCATCGCGATGCAGCTAGATCTCAAATGATAAGCAGGGATTTCGCCTTATATAGTAATACGTCGTGCATGTCCATCAAAATCGGAATAGGTCAAAATACTACTATGTAAACACACATATCTTTAGACTTTAAATTGATACACGGTCGAGGCTAATGAAAAGCAAAAAATCCACGCAAACAACTAGTGTATTGCGCCAAGTCGACAAAAGCGATAAATTAACACGCATTTACAGTCGGACTTTTGGAAGTTGTCTAAGCTCGAAAATCTGTCGTAGCATCCAACATTCTGAACAATCTTGGCAAGGTGGCAAGGCTGAAGATCATACATTTATATAACCATGTCGATCGAACTGACATGACGTAAACTGATATACAAAGAAAGCAAGGATAATGTATTATAGCCATATCTAAAAATAAACTGGTTTTAGCGAATAAATTTGTCACGTTGTAGTTGTCCGAAATGAAATGTAGGCAGGGATCAGAAAATTTGAGTTTTATGGTCAACAAAACGGCAAATGATGTGTGCCAGGCCCTAAAGATTGTTAGTTGATACAAGCGACTGGTAGAGACACCAAAGATCAACAAAGTACGGCATACTCCCATTCCTTCATATTACGGACAAACTGGAAGAGGGAAGAACGATTTTATGATTCCTGATGCCACGCTCTTTACGATATCAACCAATATTCAATGTGGAGTAGAGCAGATTTTTGCATTAAAAATCGGATCAGCAAGGCTTGGCCACAGTATATATACTAAGGGTTGGCATAGAGTGGCTATATAGCTTGGCATCTTATCTAGTATGTTGGGGCACAAGAATTTAAGGTATCTACTACGACCATTACCATCTATATTAGACCTTACATAAGAAACAGGCATGAATCTAATGGTTCAATATGTGAGTTCAAAGTCGACAGTCATATGGGGATCCTAGAGCCTCGACCATTATCCCTTAAATGTCAATAAGATTTTTGCAATTTTGGTGACAGCATGAAATATTAACGGGTGTTGTAAGATTGACTGATCTCACTTCTTAGTGGATATCCATAGCCAATATACATCGTGAACCAGTATCTTATATACTTGATCTGAGGTTTATAGAGATAAAGAAGGTGTTCACAGTTTCTGTGTTGATATGAAACACAGGGGTAGCTCATGCTGGAGTCATGGTCAGTCAGAAGGACCATACTATCGGACTCAGTTTTGTGTCATAAGGACACTGTGTCTACTACTACGAAGCCGAAGATGGCAAATCTGCAGTCGACTTCCAGTTTGGTTGTGATTCTAAACTGTCAATTATAAGTTAGACCACCAAAATAGGATATCCAGGCTCAAAACATACATGGGGAGAAGTCTATTTCGAAATCTTTTAAATAATAAGTGGTAAACTGGATTCCAAATGTTGTGTAGTCGTTGAAACTGGGCAGTTTGTCGCCTAATAGTGGGCACTCGTTCATGATATGAGAGACAATCTCTAGAGACTGCCGCAATGACATAGTTGCTCGGCGTCCTTGACGTGAAAAAGTTAAAACAACTTATCCGCCAGTGCATGGCCGGACCGAAACGTATTAAAGCACTTAACAGTCGACAAGTCCATTTTGATTAGATATTTAAGTTGAAGTGGGGATTCCTTGCTGTACCCTTGACCTTTCCGTTGTGATACCGACACTTTCAGTTGTAGATTGTAAACTGTTTTCCAGTGGTCTAGTTCCTGTTCCTTGAGTGGTTTGACAGCCACTTTTTCATTCCGCCCATTGGGCGTTATTTTGATCCGCCACTACCCTTCGAGACTCCCAATGTGGTTTATCCTTCACTGATCCTCTTAGGCGAGAGAAATTGCTCCCTTCCAAGGGAACCACCGTCGATTTACAAAGAGGTGAATTCTCAGAAGGATGGTCCATTTCCACGGCTAGTGGGTTGTGACTATTCAGTCTGGTGGTAGTCGCAGAGTTCGCACCTGCGTCGTATACTTGAAATCGATGTCAAGCGGAACtaccccccccccccccccccctgATTCGTGATGTAGGATATAGATTGGCGTACTCTTAACTGCTCGCAGTATATGCCTTAGACACGCGTTTTGGATCAGTTAAAGTTGGTATTAAGAACGTAGACCAGACTTCAGCCCAATATTGCATGATAGAACGGGCACAGGGTAGGTAAAACTGAAGGACTACTCTGCCAGTCGTCCATTTGTAGCGGCCATCAAGGTGCCAGAGGTGAGCAAGAGCTCCCTGAGATTTAGATGCCACGGATTTAATATGGGCCGTGGATGTGAACCCTTTATCCAGTACGATTCCCAGGAGCTTTACCTCGTCTTGCGGCAGTCCAATAGGCCCATTAGGCAAACGAAGCGGTGTCGGATCGGGTTGTGATTTTTTGAACTGGATGCGAGTTTCTCACCATAATCAATTTCTTTGTAGTTGAATAACATGGCTTAACATGGCAAGATACGAGTCTACACGCGTAGACTGTGATATCGTCTACATATCCAATGACTATGCGCCCAAGGATCCAACCAATCGATAGAGAGATATTGTGTAAATAGGAAAGCGCAAAAGTGAGATAAGAGATCCTTGAGGGATTCCTGTCTTGGTTGAGCTCATGTCATTCGTGACCCTCTCAGCAGTGAGTGAGATATAGCGGTGTAACATGAAATGATACACTAAGTAAATTGCGGCTGTCGGTAACTCCATATCCGTCAAAAGTCTAATCAAGGTGTCCCTATGGACATTGTTAAGGCACCTCGTATATCAATCATCAAGACACTTGTTGCCGGTCAGTATAATAGGAGCAAATATCATGCGCTAACTTCAAGATCGCGTCTTGTAAACTACTCTGATCGCGAACCAAACAGATACTTGGAGAGAGAATTTGTCGTGTCAGGTACTCCATGCTCTCTTCCACGATCATCTCCAGTAGCTTCCCGATTGTGTTTTCGTGAGATAGGGCGATGGGCCTTCATAGCTGTAGACGAGTATCCCCAGTTTCTTTAGGATGACAGTGTGACACACTCTCATTTCTAGCTATTCGATGTGAAAGCATTTGATTGGAACTATCCACACCTGTTACAGGGTGTCCATTCTAGTGACGGCTAGTCCTGGAGTGTCTTGTGGATGCCAAACAAAGCttgttcaacttcttcCTTCACCTCCAATTGGGCCAGCGAACTGGGtctttcaacaatttctGGCAGTATTCCCTTAGAGGTAATGCATGACAAAAGCCCCGATTGCTTCAAGCTATTTTGCAActtctcttcttcggcATGGCATGAGCAGAGTTATGAATTTGATAGTAAGGCTACTGAATCGTATGCTATGGAGTGTGAACACTGTCCCATCTAGCAATTTATTACCCTTAGTATATGCGTTTATTAAGCTTCTTGTCCTTGTTCTTGCGGCGCAAGCATGTGAACCCGTAGTGTGGGTCATaatctattttttttcgtcCCAACCTGTCTGCTTTGGTGAACGGCCTGTCTAGCAATGATATCCTTGTGGTCTTTTCCAGTTACTTGCGCTTACGTTTGGTGCGCTTTCTGGGTAACCCCTTTAGTCCACTTCTTTTGCTCCTTGCGGGTTGTTCAGGCGtgagggtctgcctccagcggctggagctctgcccagaccccgtcccagaccccgttcCTTTTCGCATTGCGCTAGAGTCATTTCTTCGAGGTTCCTGCACTCTGGGGTTTCATCTCTGTTGTTTCCTAACTCTGAGACTTCGCTTTTCCTCTCGAGTCCTTGTAAAGTCCATGTAATTCGCTGTGTCATGTTTATGCAATTCTTCCCGAAACTTAACCACGTTCAGAGAATAGCGCTGTTCGCCATTTTCTCAGCGCGTTTAGGGAGGGTTTTATAGCTCCGCAAATCTCTAGACTGTTTGGTCATCTCCACAACTCGAGGTCGTTGGGCGGGTTTAAGAGCTCCCTGGACTTAGTTTTTTATCATTTGTGTTTCAGTGACAGCTTCTTTCATCTCATAGTGTATTGCTCCATTTCAGGGATCTCTCTGTTGATAATTCTCTAAGTAAGTACTCTCTACTCGTTTATTTCCGTTAGCCCCTCGTGGCGTTTCACGTGCCGGGTCGTAAGTctatttcttctcaaaTTGTATCGCGCCTCAATCTAGCTTAGAGTTTTTCTCGACGTTTCTTGGCTTTACGTCAGACAGTGCTTGAAGTCCAAGTTGAAGGCACAATTATCAGTCGACTTTCCCAATCACGTTTTGATAAACACCAACCAGATGCGACTTCTTGTCTTTACTCATATTTCCCGAGCCAGCTTGGACGGCGGCTTCCTGATGTGGTTAGCGCCATCTGTCACTTGTGTTTTCGTCTGCTATATATGCAAGATTATCTTTAAAGCGAGATTCACGACCGTCGGTGGCAAAAGCGTCAACGTTTCTCGTATACCattgggttttttttagtAAGGAAAAAGGTGGTTTCAAAtctccttttcttcctcttcacaGGGAAATCATTAAGTTTTGGGTTACCCGGCTTTTATCATTCTTTATTATCAGAATTGTCCATTGCCCCCCAATTTTAGGCTTGCATACAATGTAGAACATCTATTCTGtacaatatattttgtCCATCTCGACCTTTTGTCAAGTTTTGACTTGTCCTCAACATATTTCGACTCCCTAAATATAGTCGCAGTCTTCAAAAGTCCTTGAAAGTCACTTGAAAGTCACTTGAACTCTGTAAAACTGTTCTCAGCTCTTTGCCCCTGATAATTCCACTTTTGGCGAACAGATCCACCGGGTAATGCATATTCGGTTACGATGTTGATATACTCCCATAATTTTTAAACCattgaatcaaaaaaagaaaagaaaggtCGGGATTATTAATACCCCTTAGAATGGCTCAAAAACGCTCAAAAACTATTGCCGttgtcttcaatttccgtggttttcatattttaaaaatttcgattttttttggtcccaaatcacgtgatgaCGCATCCTcatgtacaattataagtTCGACCTGCGGGCTcatgtacaattataagtTCAACCTGCGACTTcatgtacaattataagtTCAACTTGACACACCCCCATAATTTTTAATCATCCAAAGTAAAATCTTGATAAAATGTCAAGATTTTTAAAAACCTCTAAAACCCCTCGAAAACTCTCAAAATCCATTGCCGttgtcttcaatttccgtgtttttcctttttgaaaatttcgatttttttttctggtccCAAGTCACGTGAAAACGCACCtcatttattataatatattataatataagTTGAAATCAGATGAACTCAGATGAACTCAGATGAACTCAGATCTCACAGATCTAACACAGATCTAACACAGATCTGACGGATCTCACAAATTACCCGGCTTTCATTTCACTTAATTTTTAgaataaaaattcaaataaattcaaataacCGCTATTAATATCAACTGGTTTTGTTAATACTTCCTTGAGCTTTAATCTTCCACGATAAAATCATCTCCAAAATTCTTAAGTACCCCTCAAAGAGCCCTCCAAAGACCCTTtagatttcttgatttcttgactttacattttttttttggctccATGGGCGGCCCTCCACCCCGCGCCCCCCATTACCCGGCTTTTCCATTCTTTAATCATTACAAGAGGTTTCCTTAGAAACCCCTTGTAATAATCCTGGATAGTACatcatatatatcttcaatTAGAAGATATATACTTAAATACTACCCAAGACATTACTAAACACTTGTACTAATATCAGCACCTACTGATATTAATCAAGTGCGTAATGCACAAATCGGACAACAAGAGCTTAATCTCAGCAGATCGTAACAACAAGGCTACTCTACTGCTTACAATACTCCGTTGTACATTTAAGTCGTCTGCAAAGGATTTATCCCCGCGCATAGTAACATTGCTATCCACCGGTAAGCACCCAATAATTTATCTACTGAGTGCCGTTACCAGCCTGCTATGGTTCAGCGGCACAAGGCCTTATTTTTATCCATCTAAAATGTGCGAGGCAAGAATCATCGCGTTCTAGTATGGATTCTGACTTAGAGGCGTTCAGCCATAATCCAGCGGATGGTAGCTTCGCGGCAATGCCTGATCAGACAGCCGCAAAAACCAATTATCCGAATGAACGGTTCCTCTCGTACTAAGTTCAATTACTATTGCGATAACATTCATCAGTAGGGTAAAACTAACCTGTCTCACGACGGTCTAAACCCAGCTCACGTTCCCTATTAGTGGGTGAACAATCCAACGCTTACCGAATTCTGCTTCGGTATGATAGGAAGAGCCGACATCGAAGGATCAAAAAGCAATGTCGCTATGAACGCTTGACTGCCACAAGCCAGTTATCCCTGTGGTAACTTTTCTGGCACCTCTAGCCTCAAATTCCGAGGGACTAAAGGATCGATAGGCCACACTTTCATGGTTTGTATTCACactgaaaatcaaaatcaagggGGCTTTTACCCTTTTGTTCTACTGGAGATTTCTGTTCTCCATGAGCCCCCCTTAGGACATCTGCGTTATCTTTTAACAGATGTGCCGCCCCAGCCAAACTCCCCACCTGACAATGTCTTCAACCCGGATCAGCCCCGAAGGACCTTAAATCTAGAACGTGGACGATGAAGTCCAGCTCCGCTTAATTGAATAAGTAAAAAAACTATAAAGGTAGTGGTATTTCACCGGCGCCGAAGCTCCCACTTATTCTACACCCTCTATGTCTTTTCACAATGTCAAACTAGagtcaagctcaacaggGTCTTCTTTCCCCGCTGATTCTGCCAAGCCCGTTCCCTTGGCTGTGGTTTCGCTAGATAGTAGATAGGGACAGTGGGAATCTCGTTAATCCATTCATGCGCGTCACTAATTAGATGACGAGGCATTTGGCTACCTTAAGAGAGTCATAGTTACTCCCGCCGTTTACCCGCGCTTGGTTGAATTTCTTCACTTTGACATTCAGAGCACTGGGCAGAAATCACATTGCGTCAACATCACTTTCTGACCATCGCAATGCTATGTTTTAATTAGACAGTCAGATTCCCCTTGTCCGTACCAGTTCTAAGTTAGTCGTTTGGTGTGAATCGGAACGATAATAAATTACCTGTCAAGCACGTCCGCCGAAGGATCCCGGTCAGCTCCATGTGAAACGTGAATCCCACACAGTTCCGTCCAGGTTCCTCGGGTTCTGAAACAAGACCCAAAACACTCGACCCTTAGAGCCAATCCTTTTCCCGAAGTTACGGATCTATTTTGCCGACTTCCCTTATCTACATTATTCTATCAACTAGAGGCTGTTCACCTTGGAGACCTGCTGCGGTTATGAGTACGACTTGGCATGAAAACTATTTCTTCCTGTGGATTTTCAAGGGACGTCACAAGCGCACCGGACCTGGTAAAGGTACCAGGCTCTTCCAGTCAGAAGACCCTAGCTCTAGACAAACTAATTTCAGGGTGATAGactgttgagaagaaaagagaactCCTCCCAGGGCTTGTGCCGACGTCTCCACATTCAGTTACGTTACCGTGGAGAATCCATATCCAAGTTCCGGAATATTAACCGGATTCCCTTTCGATGGTGGCTTGAAAAATCAAGCACATTGAAACGGAGCTTCCCCATCTCTTAGGATCGACTAACCCGTGGCCAACTGCTGTTCACACGGAACCTTTCCCCACTTCAGTCTTCAAAGATCTCATTTGAATATTTGCTACTACCACCAAGATCTGCACTAGAGGCCGTTCGACCCAGGATCACTCCCAAGGCTTCGTCACTGACCTCCACGCCTGCCTACTCGCTATGGCATCACAATAACCATAGCGGTGAAGTATAGGTAACACGCTTGAGCGCCATCCATTTTCAGGGCTAGTTCATTCGGCCGGTGAGTTGTTACACAGTCCTTAGCGGATTCCGACTTCCATGGCCACCGTCCGGCTGTCTAGATGAACTAACACCTTTTGTGGTGTCTGATGAGCGTGTATTCCGGCACCTTAACTCCACGTTCGGTTCATCCCGCATCGCCAGTTCTGCTTACCAAAAATGGCCCACTAAAAGCTCTTCATTCAAATGTCCACGTTCAATTAAGTAACAAGGACTTCTTACATATTTAAAGTTTGAGAATAGGTCAAGATCGTTTCAATCCCAATACCTCTAATCATTCGCTTTACCTCATAAAACTGATACGAGCTTCTGCTATCCTGAGGGAAACTTCGGCAGGAACCAGCTACTAGATGGTTCGATTAGTCTTTCGCCCCTATACCCAAATTTGACGATCGATTTGCACGTCAGAACCGCTACGAGCCTCCACCAGAGTTTCCTCTGGCTTCACCCTATTCAGGCATAGTTCACCATCTTTCGGGTCCCAACAGCTATGCTCTTACTCAAATCCATCCGAAAACATCAGGATCGGTCGATGATGCACCCGTGAGGGCCCTCACCTACGTTCACTTTCATTACGCGTACGGGTTTTACACCCAAACACTCGCATAGACGTTAGACTCCTTGGTCCGTGTTTCAAGACGGGTGGCTTAAAATCATTACGCCAGTATCCTAGCTAAAAGCGCGGTCCTCGGTCCcagctggtgatatcaacaaaggCTATAACACTCCGAGGAGCCACATTCCAAAGTCATTATCTCACCGCCAAAACCGATACTGGCCCAGTAAACAGCGAGTGCACAATCCCGAAAGATAGTTGATCACTGAATACCAAGTCTGATTTCAAGCCCTTCCctttcaacaatttcacGTACTTTTTCACTCTCTTTTCAAAGTTCTTTTCATCTTTCCATCACTGTACTTGTTCGCTATCGGTCTCTCGCCAATATTTAGCTTTAGATGGAATTTACCACCCACTTAGAGCTGCATTCCCAAACAACTCGACTCTTCGAAAGCACTTTACAAGAGAATGGCCACCTCACAGAACGGGATTCTCACCCTCTATGACGTCCTGTTCCAAGGAACATATGCAAGgaccaaactcaaagttaccttcttcaaattaCAACTCGGACACCAAAGGTGCCAGATTTCAAATTTGAGCTTTTGCCGCTTCACTCGCCGTTACTAAGGCAATCCCTGttggtttcttttcctCCGCTTATTGATATGCTTAAGTTCAGCGGGTAGTCCTGCTTGATTTGAGGTCaaattttataatttctGTTCTATCGCCCAgcctttttcaaatgcGTATCAAAATCCAACGAGTTGGTAAAACCTAATACGTTGTAAAATACTAAATTGAAATGCTTAGCCAATGTATTTCAACTCATACAATTTTCATTGTAGCGAGTCAACACCAAACATAaagtttgagaaagaaatgaCGCTCAAACAAGTATGCCCTCCGGAATACCAGAGGGCGCAATGTGCGTTCAAAGATTCGATGATTCACAAAATTCTGCAATTCACATTACATATCGCGTTTCGCTGCGTTCTTCATCGATGCGAGAACCAAGAGATCCGTTGTTGaaagttttgaattttaatattcttcACTCAGACAACAAATTATTaggttttgattgttggcCGAACATTTAACTGTCCAGCCAAAGCAAGataaaatttaaattcacAGGTGTTGGATGAAAGAAAGTCTTGCGACTTTACTCGTTAATGATCCTTCCGCAGGTTCACCTACGGAAACCTTGTTACGACTTTTACTTCCTCTAAATGACCAAGTTTGACCAGCTTCTCGGCGTCTGGTAGTGGTTGCCCACTTCCTGACGCCAATCCGGAGGCCTCACTAAGCCATTCAATCGGTAGTAGCGACGGGCGGTGTGTACAAAGGGCAGGGACGTAATCAACGCAAGCTGATGACTTGCGCTTACTAGGAATTCCTCGTTGAAGAGCAATAATTGCAATGCTCTATCCCCAGCACGACGGAGTTTAACAAGATTACCCAGACCTCTCGGCCAAGGTTATGTACTCGCTGGCTCCGTCAGTGTAGCGCGCGTGCGGCCCAGAACGTCTAAGGGCATCACAGACCTGTTATTGCCTCAAACTTCCATCTACTTGAAGTAGATAGTCCCTCTAAGAAGCCAACAATCAGCCAAAGCTAATCGGGCTATTTAGTAGGTTAAGGTCTCGTTCGTTATCGCAATTAAGCAGACAAATCACTCCACCAACTAAGAACGGCcatgcaccaccacccacaaaatcaagaaagagcTCTCAATCTGTCAATCCTTATTGTGTCTGGACCTGGTGAGTTTCCCCGTGTTGAGTCAAATTAAGCCGCAGGCTCCACTCCTGGTGGTGCCCTTCCGTCAATTCCTTTAAGTTTCAGCCTTGCGACCATACTCC
This window harbors:
- the UTR2 gene encoding Utr2p (Chitin transglycosylase; functions in the transfer of chitin to beta(1-6) and beta(1-3) glucans in the cell wall; similar to and functionally redundant with Crh1; glycosylphosphatidylinositol (GPI)-anchored protein localized to bud neck; GO_component: GO:0031225 - anchored component of membrane [Evidence IEA]; GO_component: GO:0005618 - cell wall [Evidence IEA,IEA,IEA]; GO_component: GO:0000144 - cellular bud neck septin ring [Evidence IDA] [PMID 12045225]; GO_component: GO:0005576 - extracellular region [Evidence IEA]; GO_component: GO:0009277 - fungal-type cell wall [Evidence IDA] [PMID 10383953]; GO_component: GO:0009277 - fungal-type cell wall [Evidence IDA] [PMID 15781460]; GO_component: GO:0016020 - membrane [Evidence IEA,IEA]; GO_function: GO:0016787 - hydrolase activity [Evidence IEA]; GO_function: GO:0016798 - hydrolase activity, acting on glycosyl bonds [Evidence IEA]; GO_function: GO:0004553 - hydrolase activity, hydrolyzing O-glycosyl compounds [Evidence IEA]; GO_function: GO:0016757 - transferase activity, transferring glycosyl groups [Evidence IGI,IMP] [PMID 18694928]; GO_function: GO:0016757 - transferase activity, transferring glycosyl groups [Evidence IDA] [PMID 23919454]; GO_process: GO:0005975 - carbohydrate metabolic process [Evidence IEA]; GO_process: GO:0006037 - cell wall chitin metabolic process [Evidence IGI,IMP] [PMID 18694928]; GO_process: GO:0071555 - cell wall organization [Evidence IEA]; GO_process: GO:0031505 - fungal-type cell wall organization [Evidence IGI,IMP] [PMID 18694928]), with translation MRLLPLVSLAALVGRVLCDSAPSCGNGKNCPEDSPCCSQYGECGTGLYCLGACDVAHSFNSSACVPLPVCNSKEYQFTSSDMIADQTKYLGDNSKYGWTTNGQVLDYGGNVLLTMANQSYGTVISSTSAVWYGKVSATLKTSHGDGVVSAFIIMSPSKDEIDYEFVGSNVGQAQTNFYYEGILNYTNGASISLSSTNESFHTYEFDWSEDRIQWLIDGQVARTLNKADTYNSTTGQYMYPQTPGIVQLSLWPGGSELNGQGTVDWAGGPIDWNMPEFSDPGYLFVTLKDISVECYDPPSGATVSGNSSYVFTSNSNLTESSVQITDDKHILGSFAAVGYDLDKGKDDKNLQTVSAVTVSQLGGNDGDRSASGSVPVASQVKQTSTSDSSTKSLVNVSNVASSTSSSKAKASTTGASSDPSDTAAAASTAGTTTTGSVASSGTTATSDSLSKMEYLSTVMISLIGIFTAGYAFC